One Bombina bombina isolate aBomBom1 chromosome 5, aBomBom1.pri, whole genome shotgun sequence DNA segment encodes these proteins:
- the LOC128659173 gene encoding nuclear apoptosis-inducing factor 1, with protein sequence MDAQGHKATDNIRGRIRVLKFREEETEILVNGILDNYSKLFGSLCNMTTTSEKSRIWKKILRDINALGYARRTTDILKKKWVEIKRKLKRKMAELARESRRGAKRVTTDFLLTGYEKRLSDVLSSCPQELDQSGIIDTRDQRGQPGPSHTLAGDGSSQDFSSDDDRDLLMNDDDFMADFTEAISEPPSPPQPETTPQPTSVAPELSSGARVLKPCVPSPAAQSEECGGAPPPCYQQQVLRMHRTGYRSLANNLRLLINENRQQHKETMAMNRHTVSVINDAASQITDAINSLTAALQQAVEAVRPNLLISTPVLSSNSNSLNISASSSIDSSPPLSHEGTRRSYHSERDGLRPGKRRRF encoded by the exons ATGGACGCTCAGGGCCACAAGGCAACTGACAACATCAGAGGAAGAATCAGAGTGCTGAAGTTTAGAGAGGAAGAGACGGAAATTCTGGTTAATGGGATTTTGGATAATTATAGCAAACTGTTTGGGAGTCTTTGCAATATGACAACTACATCTGAGAAAAGCAGAATCTGGAAGAAGATCCTCCGTGACATCAACGCCTTGGGCTACGCACGTAGGACCACTGACATATTGAAGAAGAAGTGGGTGGAGATCAAACGCAAACTGAAAAGGAAGATGGCAGAGCTTGCGCGGGAGAGTCGCAGAGGTGCAAAGAGAGTGACAACCGATTTCCTGCTAACTGGATATGAGAAGCGCCTGAGTGACGTTCTCTCATCTTGTCCCCAGGAGCTTGATCAGAGTGGGATTATTGATACTAGAGATCAGCGAGGACAGCCGG GACCCTCTCATACACTTGCAGGGGATGGATCCTCACAAGACTTCTCTTCCGATGATGACAGAGACCTTCTGATGAATGATGATGACTTCATGGCAGATTTTACTGAAGCGATCTCAGAACCTCCATCTCCTCCACAGCCAGAGACGACTCCCCAACCGACATCGGTAGCCCCAGAGCTTTCTTCAGGAGCTAGAGTGTTAAAGCCTTGTGTGCCGTCACCTGCTGCTCAGAGTGAGGAATGTGGTGGAGCTCCTCCTCCTTGTTACCAACAGCAAGTGCTGCGCATGCACCGCACAGGATACAGGTCTTTGGCCAATAATCTAAGGTTACTAATAAATGAAAACCGTCAGCAACACAAAGAGACAATGGCAATGAATCGGCACACTGTGTCCGTTATAAATGATGCAGCATCTCAGATCACTGATGCTATAAACAGTCTTACTGCGGCACTGCAGCAAGCGGTTGAAGCCGTCAGACCAAACCTATTGATCTCTACGCCAGTTCTTTCCAGCAACAGCAACTCATTAAATATCTCTGCTTCCTCCAGTATAGACTCTTCCCCACCATTGTCACACGAAGGCACGAGGCGGAGTTACCACAGCGAGAGAGATGGGTTACGACCAGGAAAGAGACGCCGATTCtga